A genomic region of Candidatus Paceibacterota bacterium contains the following coding sequences:
- a CDS encoding 3-isopropylmalate dehydratase large subunit, which translates to MTVVEKILARAAGLPSVKAGDVVEPKVDLAMSHENAALVINQFLEIYKGTSLQPKIWDPSRVAVIFDHRVPAESPKTASNQKKVREFVGAQGIGKFHDIRGDVGGICHQILPENGYVRPGRVVVGTDSHTTSHGALGAFAFGIGATEMASVWALGTVLNVEVPPTIKVVVKGRFKKFVGPKDLILHLIGRISAQGANFKVLEFHGETISRMSTSGRLVLCNMAVEAGATAGIVPADEETARYLREEAGVTDPIEPVAPDPDAAYESVLEISVSKLQPQIACPHTVDNVKPIDQVAGKKVNQVVIGSCTNGRLDDLAIAAKVLKGQKVADGTRMLIFPASAKIFRQALGKGYVGTFMQAGAVVMNSGCGPCLGVHEGALGDGEVALSTTNRNFKGRMGNPNSEVYLCSPAVAAASAITGVITNPRKK; encoded by the coding sequence ATGACTGTTGTTGAGAAAATCCTCGCCCGCGCCGCCGGCCTCCCTTCCGTGAAGGCCGGAGACGTGGTGGAGCCCAAAGTTGACCTGGCCATGTCGCATGAGAATGCGGCGCTGGTCATCAATCAGTTCCTCGAAATCTACAAGGGCACCTCGCTGCAGCCCAAAATCTGGGATCCCAGCCGCGTCGCCGTGATCTTTGACCACCGCGTGCCGGCGGAATCTCCCAAGACCGCCTCCAACCAGAAGAAGGTGCGCGAGTTTGTCGGCGCCCAGGGCATCGGCAAGTTCCACGACATCCGCGGCGACGTCGGCGGCATCTGCCACCAGATTCTGCCCGAGAACGGCTACGTCCGCCCCGGCCGCGTCGTGGTAGGGACGGATTCGCACACCACCAGCCATGGCGCGCTGGGGGCATTCGCGTTCGGGATCGGCGCTACCGAGATGGCGAGCGTGTGGGCCCTCGGCACCGTGCTAAACGTCGAGGTGCCTCCAACCATCAAGGTGGTCGTGAAAGGACGGTTCAAGAAGTTCGTCGGGCCGAAAGACCTGATCCTGCACCTCATTGGCAGGATCAGCGCCCAGGGCGCGAACTTCAAGGTGCTGGAGTTCCACGGCGAGACGATCAGCAGGATGTCCACCTCGGGCCGGTTGGTGCTCTGCAATATGGCTGTCGAGGCCGGCGCGACCGCCGGCATCGTCCCCGCCGACGAGGAAACGGCGCGCTATCTGCGCGAGGAAGCTGGTGTGACTGACCCGATCGAGCCTGTGGCTCCGGACCCGGACGCCGCCTACGAGAGCGTCCTCGAGATCAGCGTCTCCAAACTGCAGCCCCAGATCGCCTGCCCTCACACCGTGGACAACGTGAAGCCGATTGATCAGGTGGCCGGCAAGAAGGTCAACCAGGTCGTCATTGGCTCCTGCACCAACGGGCGGCTCGACGACCTGGCCATCGCCGCGAAGGTCCTCAAAGGGCAAAAGGTCGCGGACGGCACGCGCATGTTGATCTTCCCCGCTTCTGCCAAGATCTTCCGGCAAGCCCTGGGCAAGGGCTATGTCGGCACTTTTATGCAAGCCGGCGCGGTGGTCATGAACTCCGGCTGCGGCCCTTGCCTGGGCGTCCACGAAGGGGCGCTGGGCGACGGCGAAGTCGCGCTCTCCACCACCAACCGTAACTTCAAAGGCCGCATGGGCAACCCGAACTCCGAGGTCTATCTCTGTTCCCCAGCCGTGGCCGCCGCCTCCGCCATCACCGGCGTCATCACCAATCCCCGCAAGAAGTAG
- the leuD gene encoding 3-isopropylmalate dehydratase small subunit (catalyzes the isomerization between 2-isopropylmalate and 3-isopropylmalate in leucine biosynthesis), protein MPTVVFKVGDDVSTDVIYPGRYMATVLPTETPQFAFADEAGFNAKLKARQIPPGSVIVGGKNFGCGSSREQAVSCLKGHELIIVAKGFARIFLQNAINLGLRMVVCPDVEAAEGEELELTPEAVVKLASGKRFAIEPMPRSRQVIIDAGGLIPYTRQRLQQRQAAC, encoded by the coding sequence ATGCCAACCGTTGTCTTCAAAGTCGGCGATGATGTTTCTACCGACGTTATCTACCCGGGCCGCTACATGGCCACCGTCCTGCCCACCGAAACGCCGCAATTCGCGTTCGCGGACGAAGCGGGTTTCAACGCGAAGCTCAAAGCCAGGCAAATACCGCCGGGCAGCGTCATCGTCGGCGGGAAGAACTTCGGCTGCGGCTCCTCGCGTGAGCAGGCCGTGTCATGCCTCAAAGGGCATGAGCTGATCATCGTGGCGAAGGGCTTCGCGCGCATCTTCCTGCAGAACGCCATCAACCTGGGCTTGCGCATGGTCGTCTGCCCCGACGTCGAAGCCGCCGAAGGAGAGGAACTGGAGCTGACGCCCGAGGCAGTCGTGAAACTGGCCAGCGGCAAGCGGTTCGCAATCGAGCCGATGCCCAGGTCCCGCCAAGTCATCATTGACGCGGGCGGCCTGATTCCCTACACGCGCCAGCGGCTGCAGCAGCGGCAGGCCGCGTGTTAG
- a CDS encoding sigma-70 family RNA polymerase sigma factor — translation MSFSEATEGLHPDKRQLFPNTLWSVVLQAKGKMQPGLAKLCAMYREPLLTHLRSLGYGHHDASDYVQGFFADLLRRDFLNNVEREKGKFRSFLLCSLKNYLHDQWDRQQALKRGGGVCVKSLDEEDEDGQPVVEPPDHHTGPDIEFDRAWANAVVARALSRTEQECRESGKGELFAALQPMLNAEPDGATYAEIGQRFGMSEGAVKVAAHRLRSRLGALIRDEVRETVSNERELEEELRYLIELFAQ, via the coding sequence ATGTCCTTTTCAGAAGCCACAGAAGGTCTTCACCCCGACAAGCGCCAGCTTTTCCCCAACACCCTGTGGAGCGTCGTGCTCCAGGCGAAAGGGAAGATGCAGCCGGGACTTGCCAAGTTGTGCGCGATGTATCGCGAGCCGCTGCTCACGCACTTGCGCAGCCTCGGCTACGGCCACCACGATGCTTCGGACTACGTGCAAGGCTTCTTCGCCGATCTGTTGCGGCGGGATTTCCTGAACAATGTGGAGCGGGAAAAGGGAAAGTTCCGCTCGTTTCTGTTATGTTCCCTCAAGAATTACCTCCACGACCAATGGGACCGGCAGCAAGCGCTGAAGCGAGGCGGTGGGGTGTGCGTGAAGTCGCTGGACGAGGAGGACGAAGATGGGCAGCCGGTGGTCGAACCCCCGGACCATCACACGGGTCCAGACATTGAATTCGATCGCGCGTGGGCGAACGCGGTTGTCGCGCGCGCTTTGAGTCGGACCGAGCAGGAGTGCCGCGAATCAGGCAAAGGGGAACTTTTCGCGGCGCTGCAACCGATGCTCAACGCGGAGCCGGATGGCGCCACGTATGCGGAGATTGGGCAGCGGTTTGGCATGAGCGAAGGGGCCGTCAAAGTCGCCGCGCACCGGCTACGCTCGCGGCTGGGAGCGCTGATCCGGGATGAGGTTAGAGAGACGGTGTCGAACGAGCGGGAGTTGGAGGAAGAGTTGCGGTATCTCATTGAACTGTTCGCCCAGTGA